Proteins encoded by one window of Ramlibacter tataouinensis:
- a CDS encoding NAD(P)H-dependent flavin oxidoreductase gives MTEAERLLAQAEQHGLAPLRLAGRRLLPIVQGGMGVGISAGGLAGTVAGLGGVGTIASVDLRRIHPDLFEATRHLSGKSCKPQIDAANLEALDREIRRARGLAQGRGLLAVNVMRAVGEYAGYVTQALRSGIDAIVVGAGLPLDLPDLAKDHPDVALIPILSDARGVQLVLRKWDKKGRRPAAVVIEHPGHAGGHLGAARVEDVSDPRFDFDVVLPQVVQVLREAGLEDVPVIAAGGVRSLDDIRRVQSLGASAAQLGTPFAVTRESDAAPEFKRVLAEAQPQDIVEFTSVAGLPARAVRTPWLDKYLRMREKLQAAAHLKSHCTMWFDCLTACGLRDGKPEWGQFCIDKVLGHALAGDVRKGLFFRGSGALPFGSEIRSVQELFRWLVAGVRPQPC, from the coding sequence TTGACCGAAGCCGAGCGCCTGCTGGCGCAGGCCGAGCAGCACGGGCTGGCCCCGCTGCGGCTGGCCGGCCGCCGCCTGCTGCCCATCGTGCAGGGCGGCATGGGCGTGGGCATCTCCGCCGGCGGCCTGGCCGGCACGGTGGCCGGCCTGGGCGGCGTCGGCACCATCGCCTCGGTCGACCTGCGCCGCATCCACCCCGACCTGTTCGAAGCCACCCGGCACCTGTCGGGCAAGTCCTGCAAGCCGCAGATCGACGCCGCCAACCTGGAGGCGCTGGACCGCGAGATCCGCCGCGCCCGCGGGCTGGCGCAGGGCCGCGGCCTGCTCGCCGTCAACGTCATGCGCGCGGTCGGCGAGTACGCCGGCTACGTCACGCAGGCGCTCAGGAGCGGCATCGACGCCATCGTGGTCGGCGCCGGCCTGCCGCTGGACCTGCCCGACCTGGCCAAGGATCATCCGGACGTGGCGCTGATCCCCATCCTGTCCGACGCCCGCGGCGTGCAGTTGGTGCTGCGCAAGTGGGACAAGAAGGGACGCCGCCCGGCAGCCGTCGTGATCGAGCACCCCGGCCATGCCGGCGGCCACCTGGGCGCCGCCCGGGTGGAAGACGTGTCCGATCCCCGCTTCGACTTCGACGTGGTGCTGCCCCAGGTGGTGCAGGTGCTGCGCGAAGCCGGGCTGGAGGACGTGCCCGTCATCGCCGCCGGCGGGGTGCGCAGCCTGGACGACATCCGCCGCGTGCAGTCGCTCGGCGCCTCGGCGGCCCAGCTCGGCACGCCCTTTGCGGTCACCCGCGAGAGCGACGCCGCGCCCGAGTTCAAGCGCGTGCTGGCCGAAGCCCAGCCCCAGGACATCGTCGAATTCACCAGCGTGGCCGGGTTGCCGGCGCGCGCCGTGCGCACCCCCTGGCTGGACAAGTACCTGCGCATGCGCGAGAAGCTGCAGGCGGCGGCCCACCTCAAGAGCCACTGCACGATGTGGTTCGATTGCCTGACCGCCTGCGGACTGCGCGACGGCAAGCCAGAATGGGGCCAGTTCTGCATCGACAAGGTGCTGGGCCATGCGCTGGCCGGCGACGTGCGCAAGGGCCTGTTCTTCCGCGGCTCGGGCGCGCTGCCCTTCGGCAGCGAGATCCGCTCCGTGCAGGAACTGTTCCGCTGGCTGGTCGCCGGCGTGCGGCCGCAACCCTGCTGA
- a CDS encoding adenosylcobalamin-dependent ribonucleoside-diphosphate reductase, whose translation MKRDDAPALLDTTRVLPPQPISEDVLAEKYLKDDERTIDDLYRRVARALASVEAEPLRPEWEAKFLANLQAGAIGAGRIMSAAGTGLEATLINCFVQPVGDCIQGRDDDGLPGIYEALREAAETMRRGGGVGYDFSAIRPRGAEVRATASLASGPCSYMDVFDHSCATVESAGARRGAQMGVLRIDHPDVLEFITAKRTPGRWSNFNVSVGVNDAFMRTLAEGGSWDLVHRARPGAALIEAGAHQREDGLWVYRSIAASQLWDTVMRSAYDFAEPGILFLDTIDRENNLRWCEKITATNPCGEQPLPAYGCCDLGPVVLTRFVRHAFGYGGTPAFDFEGFERAVATQVRALDNVLDLTHWPLPQQQDEARAKRRIGVGFTGLGDTLVMMQLRYDREEGRQLAAQIAERMRDAAYAASVDLAIEKGAFPKFEAGPYLDQGTFASRLPQALKDRIRTHGIRNSHLLSIAPTGTVSLAFADNASNGIEPAFSWTYRRKKREGDGSRTEYEVMDHAWRLYGSLGGDTTRLPEYFVSALEMDAGSHLAMMAAVQPFIDTAISKTVNVAVDYPYDDFKDLYRQAWQSGLKGLATYRPNTILGAVLEAGPAAAAEPSPAKSDPMRAVIGSRPRGALPAVAEKISYWTQEGEQTLYIVVSFLPVEGGQERAIEFFMPVGQSGESQQWITSSMRLLSLAARGGFLDRALADMRKVAWDRGPVRLGTFQRADGAQVPLWHDSEVAAIAYAVQNIIARRQGQSADAAAAPPLATAPAPSAVMPGAKCPECGARAMIRKDGCEYCTSCGHLGACG comes from the coding sequence ATGAAGAGAGACGACGCTCCCGCCCTGCTGGACACCACGCGCGTGCTGCCGCCGCAGCCGATCAGCGAGGACGTGCTGGCCGAGAAGTACCTCAAGGACGACGAGCGCACGATCGACGACCTGTACCGGCGGGTGGCGCGCGCGCTGGCCAGCGTCGAGGCCGAGCCCTTGCGCCCCGAGTGGGAGGCGAAGTTCCTGGCCAACCTGCAGGCCGGCGCCATCGGCGCCGGCCGCATCATGAGCGCCGCCGGCACCGGGCTGGAGGCCACGCTGATCAACTGCTTCGTGCAGCCGGTGGGCGACTGCATCCAGGGCCGCGACGACGACGGCCTGCCCGGCATCTACGAGGCGCTGCGCGAAGCCGCCGAGACCATGCGGCGCGGCGGCGGCGTCGGCTACGACTTCTCGGCGATCCGCCCGCGCGGGGCGGAAGTCAGGGCCACTGCCTCGCTCGCCTCCGGCCCGTGCAGCTACATGGACGTGTTCGACCACTCCTGCGCCACGGTGGAGAGCGCGGGGGCGCGCCGCGGCGCCCAGATGGGCGTGCTGCGCATCGACCACCCCGACGTGCTGGAGTTCATCACCGCCAAGCGCACGCCCGGCCGCTGGTCGAACTTCAACGTCTCGGTCGGCGTCAACGACGCCTTCATGCGCACCCTGGCCGAAGGCGGCAGCTGGGACCTGGTGCACCGCGCCCGCCCCGGCGCCGCGCTGATCGAAGCCGGCGCCCACCAGCGCGAGGACGGCCTGTGGGTCTACCGCAGCATCGCCGCCTCGCAGCTGTGGGACACGGTGATGCGCTCGGCCTACGACTTCGCCGAGCCGGGCATCCTGTTCCTCGACACCATCGACCGCGAGAACAACCTGCGCTGGTGCGAGAAGATCACGGCGACCAATCCTTGCGGTGAACAGCCGCTGCCCGCCTACGGCTGCTGCGACCTCGGCCCGGTCGTGCTGACGCGCTTCGTGCGCCATGCCTTCGGCTACGGCGGCACGCCCGCGTTCGACTTCGAGGGCTTCGAGCGCGCCGTCGCCACCCAGGTGCGCGCGCTCGACAACGTGCTGGACCTGACCCACTGGCCGCTGCCGCAGCAGCAGGACGAAGCGCGCGCCAAGCGCCGCATCGGCGTCGGCTTCACCGGGCTGGGCGACACGCTGGTGATGATGCAGTTGCGCTACGACCGCGAGGAAGGCCGCCAGCTGGCGGCGCAGATCGCCGAGCGCATGCGCGACGCCGCCTACGCCGCGTCGGTCGACCTGGCGATCGAGAAGGGCGCGTTCCCGAAGTTCGAGGCCGGGCCGTACCTGGACCAGGGCACCTTCGCCAGCCGCCTGCCGCAGGCGCTGAAGGACCGCATCCGCACCCACGGCATCCGCAACAGCCACCTGCTGTCGATCGCGCCGACCGGCACCGTCAGCCTGGCCTTCGCCGACAACGCCTCCAACGGCATCGAGCCGGCCTTCTCCTGGACCTACCGGCGCAAGAAGCGCGAAGGCGACGGCTCGCGCACCGAGTACGAGGTGATGGACCACGCCTGGCGCCTGTACGGCTCGCTCGGCGGCGACACGACCAGGCTGCCCGAGTACTTCGTCTCGGCGCTGGAGATGGACGCCGGCTCGCACCTGGCCATGATGGCCGCGGTGCAGCCCTTCATCGACACGGCGATCTCCAAGACCGTCAACGTCGCGGTGGACTACCCCTACGACGACTTCAAGGACCTGTACCGGCAGGCCTGGCAGTCGGGCCTGAAGGGGCTGGCCACCTACCGGCCCAACACCATCCTGGGCGCGGTGCTGGAAGCCGGCCCGGCCGCGGCGGCCGAGCCGTCACCGGCGAAATCCGACCCGATGCGCGCCGTCATCGGCAGCCGCCCGCGCGGCGCCCTGCCGGCGGTGGCCGAGAAGATCAGCTACTGGACGCAGGAAGGCGAGCAGACGCTGTACATCGTGGTGTCGTTCCTGCCGGTGGAAGGCGGGCAGGAGCGCGCCATCGAGTTCTTCATGCCGGTCGGCCAGAGCGGCGAGTCGCAGCAGTGGATCACCTCCAGCATGCGGCTGCTGTCGCTGGCCGCGCGCGGCGGCTTCCTCGACCGCGCTCTGGCCGACATGCGCAAGGTCGCCTGGGACCGCGGGCCGGTGCGGCTGGGCACCTTCCAGCGCGCCGACGGCGCCCAGGTGCCGCTGTGGCACGACTCGGAAGTGGCGGCGATCGCCTACGCGGTGCAGAACATCATCGCGCGCCGCCAGGGCCAGTCCGCCGATGCGGCCGCGGCGCCGCCGCTGGCCACCGCGCCGGCGCCCAGCGCCGTCATGCCGGGTGCCAAGTGCCCCGAGTGCGGTGCGCGCGCCATGATCCGCAAGGACGGCTGCGAGTACTGCACCTCCTGCGGGCACCTCGGGGCCTGCGGTTGA
- a CDS encoding NnrS family protein, whose translation MTGPPADPLPSAWRPGHLLLAPHRLGFFLGGALLVAASLWWGWVLLARAAGMTGPAPALPAVTLHSALMVFGFLPLFFVGFLFTAAPRWLYVRPLPARALVAPALLQAGGWLLWLLGGHGHLAAAVTGLLAGTAGLGWNAAKFWALVRASSEADRLHPKLVGWALGVGIACQLGLALALLLGAPGLQRALVQCGLWAFVVVVFVTVAHRMLPFFTSDAVPLVRAWGPFWMLWLMVGAAGFEAIAVWVDAFGASHPAWLLLRGGLEVAAGAALVAVAVAWSRIQSLKVRLMRMLHLGFAWLGLALLLAGGAHLAQGWSGQPVLPLAPLHALAMGCLGSLLLAMVTRVAAGHSGRPQAADDVTWLLFWALQAATVLRIAASLPLPTAPVLLAVAALVWAGVVLAWAFRLGDWYGRTRPDGRPG comes from the coding sequence TTGACCGGCCCCCCGGCCGACCCGCTTCCTTCTGCCTGGCGGCCCGGGCACCTGCTGCTGGCGCCGCACCGCCTGGGCTTCTTCCTCGGCGGCGCGCTGCTGGTCGCGGCCTCGCTGTGGTGGGGCTGGGTGCTGCTGGCACGGGCCGCCGGCATGACGGGGCCGGCGCCCGCGCTGCCCGCCGTCACGCTGCATTCGGCGCTGATGGTGTTCGGCTTCCTGCCGCTGTTCTTCGTCGGCTTCCTGTTCACCGCCGCGCCGCGCTGGCTGTACGTGCGGCCGCTGCCGGCGCGCGCACTGGTTGCGCCGGCGCTGCTGCAGGCCGGCGGCTGGCTGCTGTGGCTGCTGGGCGGGCACGGGCACCTGGCCGCCGCCGTCACCGGGTTGCTGGCCGGCACGGCCGGGCTGGGCTGGAACGCGGCGAAGTTCTGGGCCCTGGTGCGCGCCAGCAGCGAAGCCGACCGGCTGCACCCGAAGCTGGTCGGCTGGGCACTGGGGGTGGGCATCGCCTGCCAGCTCGGATTGGCCCTGGCGCTGCTGCTGGGCGCGCCAGGGCTGCAGCGCGCGCTGGTGCAGTGCGGCCTGTGGGCCTTCGTCGTGGTGGTGTTCGTGACGGTGGCGCACCGCATGCTGCCCTTCTTCACCAGCGACGCGGTGCCGCTGGTGCGCGCCTGGGGGCCGTTCTGGATGCTGTGGCTGATGGTGGGTGCCGCGGGGTTCGAAGCGATTGCCGTGTGGGTCGATGCTTTCGGCGCGTCGCACCCGGCCTGGCTGCTGCTGCGCGGCGGGCTGGAAGTCGCCGCCGGCGCCGCGCTGGTCGCCGTCGCGGTCGCCTGGAGCCGCATCCAGAGCCTGAAGGTGCGGCTGATGCGCATGCTGCACCTGGGCTTTGCCTGGCTGGGCCTGGCGCTGCTGCTGGCCGGCGGCGCGCACCTGGCGCAGGGCTGGAGCGGCCAGCCGGTGCTGCCGCTGGCACCGCTGCACGCACTGGCCATGGGCTGCCTGGGATCGCTGCTGCTGGCCATGGTCACGCGGGTAGCGGCCGGCCACAGCGGCCGCCCGCAGGCCGCCGACGACGTCACCTGGCTGCTGTTCTGGGCGCTGCAGGCGGCCACCGTGCTGCGGATTGCGGCATCCTTGCCGCTGCCCACGGCGCCGGTCCTGCTGGCAGTTGCCGCCCTGGTGTGGGCCGGCGTGGTGCTGGCCTGGGCTTTTCGACTCGGAGACTGGTATGGACGCACCCGCCCCGACGGCCGGCCCGGATGA
- a CDS encoding nitroreductase family protein: MDAPAPTAGPDEAAAWAQAWIESRRTVLPKRLAPPGPSAAELARIVQAAGAAPDHDQLLPWRFVLVPEAARGRLAEAFEQALVQRDPQATGEQREQAREKAFRAPVLLLAVARLGGDATDVPDAERLLSLGCAVQNLLLMATALGYASALTSGKALGSRPLRELFALAPHEQAVCFASIGTAVGRKPGKPRPQPDRYLTRLPS, encoded by the coding sequence ATGGACGCACCCGCCCCGACGGCCGGCCCGGATGAGGCCGCAGCCTGGGCGCAGGCCTGGATCGAATCGCGCCGCACGGTGCTGCCCAAGCGCCTGGCGCCGCCCGGGCCGTCGGCGGCCGAACTGGCGCGCATCGTGCAGGCCGCCGGCGCCGCGCCCGACCACGACCAGCTGCTGCCCTGGCGCTTCGTGCTGGTGCCCGAAGCGGCGCGCGGCCGGCTGGCCGAGGCGTTCGAGCAGGCGCTGGTGCAGCGCGATCCGCAGGCCACCGGCGAGCAGCGCGAGCAGGCGCGCGAAAAGGCGTTCCGCGCCCCGGTGCTGCTGCTGGCCGTGGCGCGGCTCGGCGGCGATGCAACCGACGTGCCGGACGCCGAGCGCCTACTGTCGCTGGGCTGCGCGGTGCAGAACCTGCTGCTGATGGCCACCGCGCTGGGCTATGCCTCGGCGCTGACCAGCGGCAAGGCGCTGGGCTCGCGCCCGCTGCGGGAACTGTTCGCGCTGGCGCCGCACGAACAGGCCGTGTGCTTCGCCAGCATCGGCACCGCCGTAGGCCGCAAGCCCGGCAAGCCGCGGCCCCAACCCGACCGGTACCTGACCCGCCTGCCATCATGA
- a CDS encoding hemerythrin domain-containing protein — protein MSRIVSISPPGGGASPTFEQPYEMLAACHERVQRMLALLGRLRDHLRRHGADDQARGAARDVMRYFDQAAPQHHLDEELHVFPRLDGTGDAALAAVVRRLRDDHLRMESAWAAARSVLAPLAAGERDAIDPEQDRALDDFAGLYDEHIRAEEELVYPAASAGMDEADTRAMGQEMMRRRGVR, from the coding sequence ATGAGCCGCATCGTCTCGATCTCGCCGCCGGGCGGCGGGGCCTCGCCCACCTTCGAGCAGCCCTACGAGATGCTGGCAGCCTGCCACGAGCGGGTGCAGCGCATGCTGGCGCTGCTGGGCCGCCTGCGCGACCACCTGCGCCGGCACGGCGCCGACGACCAGGCCCGCGGCGCCGCGCGCGACGTGATGCGCTATTTCGACCAGGCCGCGCCCCAGCACCACCTGGACGAGGAACTGCACGTGTTCCCGCGCCTGGACGGCACCGGCGATGCCGCCCTGGCGGCCGTGGTGCGCCGCCTGCGCGACGACCACCTGCGGATGGAAAGCGCCTGGGCTGCGGCCCGCTCGGTGCTCGCGCCCCTGGCCGCCGGCGAACGGGATGCGATCGATCCGGAGCAGGACCGCGCGCTGGACGACTTCGCCGGGCTGTACGACGAGCACATCCGGGCCGAGGAAGAGCTGGTCTATCCGGCGGCCTCGGCCGGCATGGACGAGGCCGACACCCGCGCCATGGGGCAGGAGATGATGCGCCGCCGCGGCGTGCGCTGA
- a CDS encoding hemerythrin domain-containing protein, with protein sequence MTPVATARTEAPTPVQQFSNCHGGILSGLHGFSELPALQDAAVRARNLAQETLQLLDHAVTEHHAEEEDELFDAVLRSSRPGPERDRVKVLVDRLTAEHREIEDTWKRMRPQVQQVAAGKPAQLRAEAVKLLVESYQAHAQLEEREFLPLAAEILGRNGNHMAALGLALHMRHAHVPAAYI encoded by the coding sequence ATGACCCCCGTCGCCACCGCCCGCACCGAAGCGCCGACCCCCGTCCAGCAGTTCTCCAACTGCCATGGCGGCATCCTCAGCGGTTTGCACGGTTTCAGCGAACTGCCCGCCCTGCAGGATGCCGCGGTGCGTGCCCGCAACCTGGCGCAGGAGACGCTCCAGCTGCTGGACCACGCGGTGACCGAGCACCACGCCGAGGAGGAGGACGAGCTGTTCGACGCCGTGCTGCGCAGCTCGCGGCCCGGCCCCGAGCGCGACCGGGTCAAGGTGCTGGTGGACCGCCTCACCGCCGAGCACCGGGAGATCGAGGACACGTGGAAGCGAATGCGCCCGCAGGTGCAGCAGGTCGCCGCCGGCAAGCCCGCCCAGTTGCGCGCCGAGGCGGTCAAGCTGCTGGTGGAGTCCTACCAGGCCCACGCGCAGCTCGAAGAGCGCGAGTTCCTGCCGCTGGCCGCCGAGATCCTGGGGCGCAACGGCAACCACATGGCGGCGCTCGGCCTGGCCCTGCACATGCGGCATGCGCACGTGCCGGCGGCGTATATCTGA
- a CDS encoding DUF3297 family protein, producing MSEEAPQRPALPDRLSIDPRSPHHVPAIFEHEVGIRFNGKERDDVEEYCISEGWIRVPAGKTLDRKGQPLMIKLKGKVEAFYK from the coding sequence ATGAGTGAAGAAGCCCCGCAACGCCCGGCCCTCCCGGACCGCCTGTCGATCGACCCGCGCAGCCCGCACCACGTCCCCGCCATCTTCGAGCACGAGGTCGGCATCCGCTTCAACGGCAAGGAGCGCGACGACGTCGAGGAGTACTGCATCAGCGAAGGCTGGATCCGCGTGCCCGCCGGCAAGACCCTGGACCGCAAGGGCCAGCCGCTGATGATCAAGCTGAAGGGGAAGGTCGAAGCCTTCTACAAGTGA
- a CDS encoding dienelactone hydrolase family protein, whose amino-acid sequence MSASPPSAADPLADFQPRDFTFDGLGKRVYVAGRGPAVVVMTEMPGISPQVARFARWVRDAGFTVYMPSLFGRDGAVPTAEEGVAVFKRACVSAEFRALAAGSPAPAIRWLRRLAAAAHAECGGPGVGAIGMCFTGNFALSMMLEAPTLAPVVCQPSLPMEDPAGTGLAPAELGAIRERLEREDLTVLALRFEGDRWCTAQRFEAYRQALGPRFVARVLPDSAANPEPPPFFRHVVNSPHSVVTAHLIDEAGQPTLAARDEILAFFAQRLLRPSSDGAGADAPADQPLAEAAGAR is encoded by the coding sequence ATGTCCGCCTCCCCGCCCTCCGCGGCCGATCCGCTGGCCGACTTCCAGCCCCGCGACTTCACCTTCGATGGCCTGGGCAAGCGCGTGTACGTCGCCGGCCGCGGCCCGGCGGTGGTCGTCATGACCGAGATGCCCGGCATCAGCCCGCAGGTGGCGCGCTTCGCCCGCTGGGTGCGCGATGCCGGCTTCACCGTCTACATGCCCTCGCTGTTCGGCCGCGACGGCGCCGTGCCCACGGCCGAGGAAGGCGTGGCCGTGTTCAAGCGCGCCTGCGTCAGCGCCGAGTTCCGCGCCCTGGCGGCCGGCAGCCCGGCGCCGGCGATCCGCTGGCTGCGCCGGCTGGCGGCGGCGGCGCACGCCGAATGCGGCGGCCCGGGCGTGGGCGCGATCGGCATGTGCTTCACCGGCAACTTCGCGCTGTCGATGATGCTGGAGGCGCCGACGCTGGCGCCGGTGGTCTGCCAGCCATCGCTGCCGATGGAGGACCCGGCCGGCACCGGCCTGGCGCCGGCCGAGCTGGGCGCCATCCGCGAGCGGCTCGAACGCGAGGACCTGACGGTGCTGGCGCTGCGCTTCGAGGGTGACCGCTGGTGCACCGCGCAGCGCTTCGAGGCCTATCGCCAGGCGCTGGGGCCGCGCTTCGTGGCCCGGGTGCTGCCCGACAGCGCGGCCAACCCGGAGCCGCCGCCGTTCTTCCGCCACGTGGTGAACAGCCCGCACAGCGTGGTCACCGCGCACCTCATCGACGAGGCCGGGCAGCCGACGCTGGCGGCGCGCGACGAGATCCTGGCCTTCTTCGCGCAGCGGCTGCTGCGGCCGTCTTCCGACGGGGCGGGCGCCGACGCGCCGGCCGATCAGCCGCTCGCCGAGGCCGCCGGCGCCCGGTAG
- a CDS encoding GlxA family transcriptional regulator, which produces MFDFTVIVLPGAYGSSVAATLDMLQAACGLAPRVGAPVPRWRVCSPEGGEVRLLSGLRLDTARLPLRARSDRSTWILPGLGLHTEGQLRQALQEPALQQLAAALAAHVRRGGRVAAGCSAVFLLHGAGLLEGRRATTSWWLAPLLQRLAPAGRIEADRMVCADGPVTTGGAAFAQADLMLHLLRERCGAVLADAVSRFLLVDARQAQASYRIPEVMANGDEFIARLVARVEGALPNPPDIATLAREFCVSQRTLARRVQRTTGKGPLALLQGVRLRRARTLLEQSRLSVEQVAAAVGYSDATALRRLMRKATGANPSRYRAPAASASG; this is translated from the coding sequence ATGTTCGACTTCACCGTCATCGTGCTGCCGGGGGCCTATGGCAGCAGCGTCGCCGCCACGCTGGACATGCTGCAGGCCGCCTGCGGGCTGGCGCCGCGCGTCGGCGCGCCGGTGCCGCGCTGGCGCGTGTGCTCGCCCGAAGGCGGCGAGGTGCGCCTTCTGTCGGGCCTGCGGCTGGACACGGCCCGGCTGCCGCTGCGCGCGCGCAGCGATCGCTCCACCTGGATCCTGCCGGGGCTGGGCCTGCACACCGAAGGCCAGCTGCGCCAGGCGTTGCAGGAGCCGGCCCTGCAGCAGTTGGCCGCCGCGCTGGCCGCCCACGTGCGGCGCGGCGGCCGGGTCGCGGCCGGGTGTTCGGCGGTGTTCCTGCTGCACGGCGCCGGGCTGCTGGAAGGCCGCCGCGCCACCACCTCCTGGTGGCTGGCGCCGCTGCTGCAGCGGCTGGCGCCGGCCGGCCGAATCGAGGCCGATCGCATGGTCTGCGCCGACGGGCCGGTCACCACCGGCGGCGCGGCCTTCGCCCAGGCCGACCTGATGCTGCACCTGCTGCGCGAGCGCTGCGGCGCGGTGCTGGCCGACGCGGTGTCGCGCTTCCTGCTGGTCGATGCGCGCCAGGCGCAGGCCAGCTACCGCATCCCCGAGGTGATGGCCAACGGCGACGAGTTCATCGCCCGGCTGGTCGCGCGGGTCGAGGGCGCGCTGCCGAACCCGCCCGACATCGCCACCCTGGCGCGCGAGTTCTGCGTGTCGCAGCGCACGCTCGCGCGGCGGGTCCAGCGCACCACCGGCAAGGGCCCGCTGGCGCTGCTGCAGGGCGTGCGCCTGCGCCGCGCGCGCACGCTGCTGGAGCAAAGCCGCCTGTCGGTGGAGCAGGTCGCCGCCGCGGTGGGCTACAGCGACGCCACCGCCTTGCGCCGCCTGATGCGCAAGGCGACCGGCGCCAACCCCAGCCGCTACCGGGCGCCGGCGGCCTCGGCGAGCGGCTGA